From one Rhodoferax sp. PAMC 29310 genomic stretch:
- a CDS encoding lipopolysaccharide assembly protein LapB: MNIKYCQWTFRLSVALLGTLLAVPVLSAPRTPIDDASVIERLPFRASDSRSRALADLRANVLKAPEDTSASVALAQAYFDLALARGDPRYVGYADAIVTRFGTRMDAELLMVRGMLRQYRHDFAAALADFAAVLMLDPDRAGAHAWRGAIYLVEAQYANAREECAALLRLQRPVLHGGCAGLAQAYTGQLAGAYATLQQALALTYADDQRLWLLTRLGEVAAWQGQSAKAERHYREALALGQDDGYLLAAWADFLLDNRRPTEVVKLLASWEASDGLLLRLAEAEAALQLPAASAHIQALDDRFAAAKLRGDTTHRAEEARFQLRLRKNPAQAVELAAANYMVQKEPRDLRILLESALAAGDGKAAQAARDWLQRTGFEDARLRALAAQTLQLPTSTNKSGGTP; encoded by the coding sequence ATGAATATCAAGTATTGTCAGTGGACTTTCCGGTTGAGTGTGGCTTTGCTTGGCACACTGCTAGCCGTGCCGGTTTTGTCGGCGCCGCGCACACCGATTGACGACGCCAGCGTCATCGAGCGGTTGCCCTTTCGCGCGAGCGACAGCCGCAGCAGGGCGCTGGCCGACTTGCGGGCAAACGTGCTGAAGGCGCCCGAAGACACATCCGCATCCGTGGCGCTGGCGCAGGCGTATTTCGATCTGGCGCTGGCCCGGGGCGACCCACGCTACGTAGGCTATGCCGATGCCATCGTGACTCGCTTTGGCACGCGAATGGACGCCGAGTTGCTGATGGTGCGCGGTATGTTGCGGCAATACCGACATGACTTTGCCGCAGCCCTGGCCGACTTTGCTGCCGTATTGATGCTCGATCCTGACCGGGCAGGTGCCCATGCCTGGCGCGGCGCCATCTATCTGGTGGAGGCGCAATACGCCAATGCCCGCGAAGAGTGCGCCGCGTTGTTGCGCCTGCAGCGCCCGGTGCTTCACGGCGGTTGTGCCGGTCTCGCGCAGGCCTATACCGGCCAGCTCGCAGGTGCCTACGCCACACTGCAACAAGCCTTAGCTCTCACCTATGCTGACGACCAGCGTCTGTGGCTGCTCACACGGCTGGGCGAAGTGGCCGCGTGGCAGGGGCAAAGCGCCAAGGCCGAGCGCCACTACCGCGAGGCCCTGGCGCTAGGGCAGGACGATGGCTATCTGTTGGCCGCCTGGGCGGACTTTTTGCTGGACAACCGGCGCCCCACAGAAGTAGTTAAGTTACTGGCAAGCTGGGAGGCATCCGATGGGCTGCTGTTGCGCCTGGCAGAAGCTGAGGCGGCGCTGCAACTGCCAGCCGCGTCCGCGCATATTCAGGCCCTTGACGACCGTTTTGCCGCTGCCAAGCTGCGCGGCGATACGACTCACCGGGCCGAAGAGGCTCGCTTCCAACTGCGACTGCGTAAGAACCCCGCTCAAGCTGTGGAGTTGGCCGCTGCCAACTACATGGTGCAAAAAGAGCCGCGCGACCTGCGTATTCTGCTGGAGTCTGCGCTCGCAGCAGGGGATGGCAAAGCGGCCCAAGCCGCTCGCGACTGGCTTCAGCGCACCGGCTTTGAAGATGCCCGCCTGCGTGCCCTGGCGGCGCAGACATTGCAATTGCCCACCAGCACGAACAAGTCCGGGGGTACACCATGA
- a CDS encoding OsmC domain/YcaO domain-containing protein: protein MEIKVNFLDKLRLEAKFDDFTVVADQPIRYKGDGSAPGPFDYFLASSALCAAYFVKLYCSTRNISTEGIRLSQNNIVDPENRYQQIFKIQVELPADISAKDRQGILRSIERCTVKKVVQAGPEFVIEEVENLDADAQALLTLTPASEASTFIAGKDLPLEQTIANMSAVLAGLGMKIEIASWRNLVPNVWSLHVRDAHSPMCFTNGKGSTKESALASALGEFIERLNNNHFYAGSFWGEDIANAAFVHYPTERWFKPGRKDALPKEILDDYCRKIYNPDGELRGSHLIDTNSGNVKRGICSLPYVRQSDGEVVYFPSNLIENLFVSNGMSAGNTLVEAQVQCLSEIFERAVKREILEGEIALPDVPPEVLAKYPGILAGIQGLEEQGFPVLVKDASLGGVYPVMCVTLMNPRTGGVFASFGAHPSLEVALERSLTELLQGRSFEGLNDLPPPTFTSEAVTEPNNFVEHFIDSSGVVSWRFFSAKADFDFVEWDFSGQGDDSNAEEAATLFGILKDIGKEAYVAVYDQLGATACRILVPGYSEVYPVDDLIWDNTNKALLFRADILNLHSLDDTRLEDLLDRLENNELDDYSDIATLIGVEFDENTVWGQLTVLELKLLINLALKQFDAAKEGVEAFLQYNDNTVERKLFYQALNVVLEVQLDDDLALEDYLVNFRRMFGNPRMEAVLGSVDGSVRFFGLTPTSMKLETLDRHQRLIDSYKKLHTARAKAATSS, encoded by the coding sequence ATGGAAATTAAAGTCAATTTTCTCGACAAGCTTCGTCTTGAAGCCAAGTTCGATGATTTCACCGTGGTGGCCGACCAGCCGATTCGCTACAAGGGCGATGGGTCGGCGCCAGGGCCGTTTGATTACTTTCTGGCCTCGTCGGCCTTGTGCGCGGCTTACTTTGTGAAGCTGTACTGCTCCACCCGCAATATTTCGACCGAGGGTATCCGGCTGTCGCAGAACAATATTGTTGACCCGGAAAACCGGTATCAGCAGATTTTCAAGATTCAGGTGGAGTTGCCGGCGGATATTTCGGCCAAAGACCGTCAGGGCATTTTGCGATCCATCGAGCGTTGCACGGTCAAAAAAGTGGTGCAAGCCGGGCCCGAGTTTGTGATTGAAGAGGTGGAGAACCTGGACGCCGATGCCCAGGCCTTGCTGACCCTGACTCCAGCTTCTGAGGCCAGCACCTTTATTGCGGGCAAAGACCTGCCATTGGAGCAAACCATTGCCAATATGTCGGCCGTGTTGGCGGGCTTGGGCATGAAGATTGAAATCGCTTCGTGGCGCAATCTGGTGCCCAACGTGTGGTCGCTGCATGTTCGCGACGCGCACTCCCCCATGTGTTTTACCAATGGCAAGGGGTCGACCAAGGAAAGCGCGTTGGCGTCTGCGTTGGGGGAGTTCATTGAGCGCCTGAACAACAACCATTTCTACGCGGGGTCGTTCTGGGGCGAAGACATTGCCAACGCAGCGTTTGTGCACTACCCGACCGAGCGCTGGTTCAAACCGGGCCGCAAAGATGCGTTGCCGAAGGAGATTTTGGATGACTATTGCCGGAAAATTTACAACCCCGATGGTGAATTACGTGGCTCGCACCTGATTGACACCAACTCCGGCAATGTGAAGCGCGGTATTTGTTCGCTGCCATATGTGCGCCAGTCGGACGGCGAGGTGGTGTATTTCCCGTCCAACCTGATTGAAAATCTGTTTGTGAGCAACGGCATGAGTGCCGGCAATACGCTGGTTGAGGCGCAGGTGCAATGTCTGTCGGAAATTTTCGAGCGGGCGGTGAAACGCGAAATTCTGGAAGGTGAAATTGCCTTGCCCGACGTGCCGCCCGAAGTGCTTGCCAAATACCCCGGCATTCTGGCCGGCATTCAGGGCCTGGAAGAGCAAGGCTTTCCGGTGCTGGTGAAAGACGCATCGCTGGGTGGGGTGTACCCGGTGATGTGCGTCACCTTGATGAACCCACGCACGGGCGGTGTGTTTGCCTCATTCGGCGCGCATCCGAGCCTGGAGGTGGCGCTGGAACGCAGCCTGACCGAATTACTGCAGGGCCGCAGTTTTGAGGGCCTCAACGACTTACCTCCCCCCACCTTCACCAGCGAAGCCGTGACGGAGCCCAACAATTTTGTTGAACACTTCATTGATTCCAGCGGCGTGGTGTCGTGGCGCTTTTTCAGTGCCAAAGCAGATTTCGATTTTGTGGAGTGGGACTTTTCTGGCCAAGGGGACGACTCCAACGCCGAAGAAGCCGCGACCTTGTTTGGCATCCTCAAAGACATAGGCAAAGAAGCGTATGTGGCGGTGTACGACCAGTTGGGCGCCACGGCCTGCCGCATTCTGGTGCCGGGTTATTCCGAGGTTTACCCGGTTGATGATTTGATTTGGGACAACACCAACAAGGCACTGTTGTTCCGTGCCGATATCTTGAACTTGCACAGCTTGGACGACACGCGCCTGGAAGACTTGCTGGATCGTTTGGAGAACAATGAACTGGACGATTACTCCGACATCGCCACGCTGATTGGCGTCGAATTTGACGAGAACACGGTTTGGGGACAGTTGACCGTGCTGGAGTTGAAGCTGCTGATCAATCTTGCCTTGAAGCAGTTTGACGCGGCAAAAGAGGGGGTGGAAGCCTTCCTGCAGTACAACGACAACACTGTTGAGCGCAAATTGTTTTACCAAGCCTTGAATGTGGTGCTGGAGGTGCAATTGGATGACGATCTGGCGCTGGAGGACTACCTTGTCAATTTCCGCCGGATGTTTGGCAACCCGCGGATGGAGGCGGTGTTGGGGTCAGTGGACGGCAGCGTGCGCTTCTTCGGGTTGACGCCAACGAGCATGAAGCTGGAGACGCTGGACCGGCACCAGCGCCTGATTGACAGCTACAAAAAACTGCACACGGCGCGGGCCAAAGCGGCGACGTCCAGCTAG